The Manihot esculenta cultivar AM560-2 chromosome 8, M.esculenta_v8, whole genome shotgun sequence genomic interval TTGGTGAGTTGCAGAAAATGATGAGACATATCCTATAGGTGCCAACTAAAGAACAAATTTTTGTTCAGTATTTTCGTTAAGTACATTTGATCTTTGTATCATAGCATTGTTTTGTGCTGCTCTAATTATAGGAGGAAAAAAGGAAGAATCGCATATACAATCATATACAAAAATTTGGCATTTGTACATAAACAATTATCACTTTCTAGTAGTACCTGTTCGTCTCTGCAGCCAACAATGCAATGAATTCTTTGTAACCTTTAACCTCTGTAGATCGATAGGGCGGCGGGAGAGAGATACCGTCTTCCTATCTCTTCCAAAACCTTTTGCTCTCTTTGGATCTGAATCAAGTAGGCTTTCGAAATCTGTCTCTAGATCAACCGTGAATCTAGGGTTTGAAATCTGAACCTCGAGCCCTAGCTCATCCTGCAGAAGTTCAAATATTGTTCTTTTCACCTCTAATTTCTGTGTGGCAGGACGTGTATCTACTATGTCAACTCCTAAGGTTATCCACATGTCATCTTTTACTGGATGTCCTGAAATCAGAAATTAGTGAAGCATCAAAATGCTTGAAGTTAGGTGCATCTAATTTTATCCTTTAAAACTTGTGTACAGCAATTGATTTAATTATACAAAGTTCCAATGCACAAAACCATCAACACTAGTGGGGGTGTCTTTTACTATTCTATGGTTGATATCATACCTAGTGAATAATTCTCTTTGATCATCCGGAGAACTGCAAGAACCACAATCCGAGCTTCAACCtgtcaagaaaaataaaaaggcatTAGCAACAGAAACAAAACATTGATAGTTATCTTTAAATCTACCATGGAAACAAAAAACTTCAGACCAGGACTGTTACGTGAGTCTTAAAAACCATATGACGGAACCATGATTAGGACCGTAGTTAAGAGCTATTACCGAATGATTAAATTACAATATTTCAGCATTATTATGCACTGATATTAATTTTACCTCTGTCAGGCCCTGCAGGTCAACAGATAGACTTTCAGCAATACTGTTCTGCAAGTGTGCTGCAACTCTCTCGAGAAGCAGGCTGTGAGGTCCTCCAAAGTCAGTTCTTTGGCAGGCTTCAACCTCAGCTTGGCTCTGATCATTATCTTGTAGTACTCCTTCACACCACTCTTCAATTAGTAGCTTAAGATAGTAATCATTGGATTTATATCTGCAATGCCAGCAAATCATGACAAGCAAAGTGAACCCAActgattcaaaatcaatttgTCTGCAATATACCCTAACTATTTAAGTTTAAAGTGATTCAGTCAAAATATGAACATACATAGGCAATCAGAGAAATAGAGCATAGAATTTGTCAGTTCTGTTAATAAAGTTTGATGAGCACTTCTATGGCACGGTATAGTTTTCCAGAAAgatattactattttaaaacatatcatataatttattttataactttCCGAAACTGTTCCACATAAACCAGAAATCAGCTCAACATAAATCTAGACCACAAAGTACCGTAACAGGAAAAAAATTGTCACGTATTATAGGAGGAAGACAAGTAGTTGAGTTAGTTGTGAGTGTAGGAAAATTAAGTAGCTGGAATAGGAGGAGGGAAGTAACAGAAATTAGAATTTGAGGGAAAGAGCAGAATCTGTTGGACAGTTATTGGTGCATAAAGGGGAGAGAATAACACCTATGTACTCATTCATTGAAATCAAGAATCAataatttctctctctctctcttctcctcTCAACGCATTCTACTCTGAAttttatctctttctcttttcttttctcatcCCCATCTCTGTTCTTTCTCATCTCCTCCTCTGTTTCTCCTCTCCTCCCATCTCTATTCTGGATTTCAAAGAAGTCCAGATCAGTTGCTTTACAAAAATCTGATGTGACATTATCAGACAaggataattttatttgatcatTATAAATGAGAACACTCCTTGCATTGGAGAATGACGGCCATGACTGTGCTTCCACACCTTGCAATCATCAGAAAGCTTACAGAACTGGCCAGATGGTTAAAGGATTACGGTGATATGGTAATtagtgaaaagaaaaaaaaaagcattagAAGCTTCTTCTAATGAATGACTTAAAGAAGCATTCATAAAAATGGAATTGATACTACAAAGTGAACATCAGTTTGACAATTCGAATATGATAAGATGCAAGGGCATGTTGGCATATTGATATCTTTAAGGAACCATAACAAGTTTCTTTACTAATGGAGAGGAGGGAACAGAAGCTTTAGCGATTTTAAATGACAAATGCTACAGAAACTTCATTGTCTGTGCTAGCATACCCTGCTTTCCTCATGTCCTGATATATAGCCAGGCATTGTTGCACTTCTTTCACAGAACCATATCTGGTACGAGCTTTTAGCAATGTATCATATGTCACCTGAAAGAAGGTAAAAGACTTATCTTATTCAAGATAAATGAAATTAGCAGCAATTAAAATATGAATGAAGCGGCATGCGAAATGAAATTCACATAATGAttgagaataataataataagtaaagATGTTCTTAGTACTTACTAAATTTGGTTTTATTTGGTTTCTTTTCATTTctgaaaataatgaaaatgcCAGCTTCAAATTTTTACTTTCCACACAAACCTGTGAAGCAAAAGAACATGAAATATCTCATCTGGGGAAAATCAAATTAAGAAAACCCCAAAAATGCAGTTAAGATTATGATCCCATGTAAACAAAAGGTTGCTCAGACCTTGATAGCTGTTGTATATGTGACAACATCAGGTTCAATTCCAGCCCCACGCATGTTCTTCAAAATCTGCTCCGAGGGGAAAAATCCTATTAGAGAATATACATATTCTTAGAAAAAATTTGTCCATGACAACTACAGAGGCAAAAACATAAGGGAATGAATGGACACAGTGACAGCCAGTGGAAACAGAGGAAGTGTTGTTTTGGGGAAACAATGTTTCTTTAAGTTACTCCAGAAAGGATATcgagaaataaaaagaaaaaaaaaacaaattaaagtcAAAGCTTAAAAGAGGCTAAAAAATGGAATCCTGCAGCCTAGATAAGTGGTCTTGCAAATTCTCTAAGTGACCGAGTCCCTTCTTAATCAGTGAAACCACTACAAAAGTTTATCCAATTGATGAGTGTTTAATGGGATAGGACAAAAGGTAAGTGGTAGATAACAGAGCACATAATGTGACGCTAGCTTACTGCAGCACATGACACACACAGTTCCCTAGATGAGTTGCAATAAATGCAATTGCTGCTTAACTGACTTTTACTCACCTTTCTGATAAGTGCAATATGTTTGTTGGGTTTTGATCCTTTTTCAACCAGCAGTATGTCACATGTCAGGAAAAGGTATAAGAAGAAGGGAAGAATGAAGAGGAAGTGGCTGAGAGTAATAGGCAGCTGAAGGAATGAGGTAGAAGGGTGCTGAGAATTGACTAGACTAAGCCTTTGTTTGGAAGGAGGTTTTTTAAAGTAATGGAAAGTTTTTCAAGGTTTCAAGGGAAAGGAGGGAAAAGTAGTTGTGAGAGGAATATTGCAACAGAATTAGCTAGAGAATGGAGGGAAATCTGTAGCATTCTTTTTCCATAATTTATAGTCTGTTGTCCAACATAGAGTTCCTTGTCAAGATGATTCAAGATTCTAATTAGGTTTgatttaagagattttattctcattgtaaatattcctaatttaggctgattctttgtgtataaatactcaaatcttgtaaaaatcaatttaattggaaaaaaataaaaaattccacCTAAAATTCTTCGTGGCaatagagtttttttttcctgattttagggtttaaattcaatttttctcaAAGGATTTCTAAAACCCTAAATCTACCTTTTTGGTACTACCCTATCTAGAAATCTTTTTTCATCCCATCGCCACCACCAGCAGGGTCGCCGAACAATTGCCGGCTAGCCATCCAGCTCCGACACCTGAAAGCCACGCATGTGAGGCTCATGCGCCCTCGCAAGATTTTGCGTCTTTCCCATGCATTGGCACGTGTGATATTTTTTCGGTGGTATTTTTCAACGGCGATCCTTTCCGGCAGACTTGCCTTCAAGTCGCGTCTCTGACCTATGACTTGGTTCACCTTTTTTCGGCGTGGGACACATTTTTCGGTGGTTTTTCTAGCAGTGATCCTTTCCGGCAGACTCGCCTTCAAGTCGCGCTTCTAATCTGCACGACCTGTGTCTTTTTCGCCCGTGAACAGTAATTCTTTCttcaataacaataatttttcactttttttgaCAAAAAAAGAGTTGTTTTTTCTTGAAATGGCAGTGACTTTTGTGGATAATGTAAGAACTTCCGATAATGCTTTTGTTTCGTCTCTTGATTCTGCTCCATGGATTAttaattctaatgcaaatagaCATATGACGGGCTCCTCTGAAAACTTCCTTAATTATCTTCCATGTCTATAAAAAGACATTATCAAAATTGCAAATGATTCTTCCACTCCTATATCTGAAACCGGTTCTATTTTTGTACTCCAAATATCAAGCTAGCCCTTCATGTTCCTTGTGTCCCtgttaatcttttatctgttcgtggtaaaattgaatttttttcctGACCATTGTATTATTCAGAACCTTTAAATTGGGAAGAGGATTGGTAACGGTAGATTGCACGATAACTTGTATATGTTGGAAGGGAATCTGAGTTTGAATTCACCTCGAGGTCTTTTTGGAAGAAATTAGGATATCAACTAGGAAATCATACAGTGGCATCGACGGTTAGGACACCCATCCttctttgttttagagaaaCTTTATCCTGATTTATTTTTCAAGGCTCAATGTGGTTTTTTAGTATAAGAACTTCTTATCCCTCCAGTAACAATAGGAGTCCGATCTCTTTTGTGACCATCCATTCTGACGTTTAGGGACCTACTCAGACGGTCTCATTATCTGATAATCATTagtttgttacttttattgattgttgcactcgcaTAACTTGGGTTTACTTAATAAAGGCAAAGAGTTGATAAAGGCAAAAAGTGATGTGGTTTCTTGCTTCCAATCTTTTCACAAGATGAATTGTACTCAATCTGATGCtaagataaaagttttgagaactgATAACGGTACAGAGTATATGGATGACCGTTTTTCTACTTATCTGGAGTCTAATGGGATACTGCATCAAATTAGTTGTCCTTACACTAGTGTCTAAAATGGTGTTGCTAAAAGAAAAATAGACCCCTGTTGAAAGCAGCTCGATCTCTCTTTTTCACCATGAGCCTTCCAAAAACCTATTAGGGAGATGCAGTCTTAGCCGCAACTTATTCCATTAATAGAATGTCTCTCAAAGCTCTTGCCTTTAAAAACCCTTTAGAGATGCTATAAGGTAAAAATACTTATATTGTTCTACCAAAGGTATTTGGATACATGTGTTTTGTTCATACTAGGATAGGTGGAAAGCTCGATCTGAGAGCTAttaaatgtatgtttgttgGGTACTCTCCTACACAGAAGGGTTATAAATGTTACGACTCTCTATCTAGAAAATATTTTGTCAATATGGATGTTACATTTAGAGAGACTGAACCTTATTTCAGTACTATCCCATCATCTCTTCTACGGAGGACAATGAGAGAGAAGAGATGATTCCTAGTCCTATAACTCTAGAATGTTTTACTTTAGAGAAGACTACTATACATGGGAGACTATTGATGATCAGGAGACTATTATACAAGGGAGACTATTGGTGATCAAATTGGGCGTTTGGATAAACTAGATTTAAGGAGATACTCAAGAAGAGATAAACAGAAGCAGAAAAAGCTATTATGCAGCCTATTCAGTGTCATGAATCTTTTTCTTCTCCATCTAGTGAGTCATCCCTAAACCTTGAGCCCTTTGATGATCTAAATAAACCAATTGTTCAAAGAAAATGAGTTAGATCTTGCACAAAGcactctatttctaactttctctCTTATGATTCTTTGTCTCCATCCTATAAAGTATTTtccttgtctatttcctctgtgtctattctGTCGAGAATCGAACAATCacacaatttaaaaataagcATGAAAAGAAATTAACATACAGATTTAACGTGGTTTACCAATTTGGCTATGTCCATGACGGTTAGAGTTTTCTTATTTCTTTGTGAGTTTTTTTTGGAACCGAATATACTAAGAGAATATTGGCAAAAAATGAGACTTGGAAGCTTGTTACTCTCCCACCTGAAAAGAAACTTATTAGCTGCAAATGGGTGTTCACTGTGAAACACAAAGCAGATGGATCAATTGAAAGATTCAAGGCTAGACTAGTGGCCAAGGGATACactcaaacctatggagtggattaccaagagacatttgTCCCCATTGCCAAAATGAATTCAATCAGAGTATTGTTATCTTGCACTATCAACCTTGATTGGAATCTCCaataatttgatgtgaaaaatgcattcCTCTGTGGAGACTTAGAGGAGGAAGTGTATATGGAAATCTCTCCTGGATTTGCTGATGAGAAAACAAAAGTAAAGGTGTGCAGGCTAGAGAAGGTTTTGTATGGGTTGAAGCAGTCACTTAGAGTTTGGTTTGATCGATTCAGTAGAGCTATAATTTTCTTTGGCTATCAACAGAGCAATGCTTACCATACCCAATTTATCAGATATCACAAGAGTAAAATTACTCTTCTGATagtctatgttgatgacataGTAATGACAGAGGATAACACTGAAGTGACTCGGTTGAAAAAACTTTTGGCTCAGGAGTTCGAAATTAAAAATCTagaaaaactgcaatatttcttAGGAATCGAGATTGCCAAGTCAAACAAGGGAATCTTTATTTCTCAGAAAAAATACATCCTGGATCTTTTAGAAGAAATTGGTATGTTAGGTTGAAACCATCAGAAACTTCCATTGAGAGCAATCACAAGCTACAAGCAGGAATTGGTGAATCAGTGGATATAGGCAGATATCAGAGGTTGATAGACAGACTGATTTATTTTTCGCATACTCGACCAAACATAGCATATGCAGTCAGCTTAGTCAGTCAGTTTATGCATTATGATCCTCGTGAGTCACATGCAAGCTATTTTTCGCATTTTGCGATGCTTAAAGTCTGCTCTTGGAAAAGGTCTCCTATTCTCTAAATACGGTCATCTTCGCATACATTCATTCACAGATGCAGATTGGACTGGATCGGTCGACTAGTGGTTACTATACATTTGTGGGAGGAAACCTTGTcacttgaaaaagaaaaaagcaaaGTGTAAGTGTTTGTGAATTCCTATGGTTGCAAAGTTTGTTGGAGGAATTGAAACTATTGGAGAGGGACAAACTTCTCTTGTACTATGACAACAAAGCTGCCATCAGTATAGCTTATAATCCGATTCAATATGACCAAACGAAGCACATAGAGAGATTGATCAACACTTTATTacaaaaaagttaataaatagtGTCTTGAGATTAGATCATGTGACTTTCGATGAACAGCTAACTGATGTATTTACTAAAGGGATCAGCAACAAGACGTATCGTACtttgatttgcaagttgggcatgtgtgatATCTAATGACCAACATAGAGTTCCTAACTAGAAGGATTCAAATTTTTGGGATCCTAATTAGACTTGTTTTAGGAGATTTTATTCTCAttataaatatttctaatttagattgattctttgtgtataaatactcaaaccttataaagatcaatttaattagaatagaataaaaaaactTTTCCAAAATTCTTGACAGTCCCTAGTTTTATAGCCCTGTTTAGGGTTCCAAATCTAACCTAGTTAAGTAATATTAGGATGATACTCACAGAACAGAGATAATCAAAATTAGGCACaaagatataataataataataataataataataaagattgaCTATTTTTGTACAATAAAACTTACCTGTAAGGCACCCTCCTTGTTGCCTGAACTTCCACATATATCAATCAAGATTGACCAGCTTATATGATCAGGGGAAAGGCCTACAATCTTCATCTCATCCATTAAGGCCTTTGCACGATGGTAATCACTACCACATGCtttcattaatatattatacGTTGTCACTGATGGTGTAAAGGGAAAgttcttaataaattttaaatgatgtGAATTATATGCTACAATTGGCACAGTAATAATATCATGTGACTGTGCGTGCTCTGCACTTGAAATAGTAGTTGCACTCCCACTGTAATCTGCATTGGAAGTATCCTGGACTTTACTTCCCTTCCAAGTCTGGAAAAGCCGAAAAGCTCTATCATACTGGCAAGCCTCTACACAAGCATGTAAAAGAATGTTGCAACACTGTGAATTAGGTTCACACCCAGCTAAGTACATCtcttcaaataatttaattgccTGCTCTATGAGTCCTGCATTGGCACAGGCACTGATCAATGATGACCATGTAAACTTATTTGGAGTAACACCGGATGATAGCATATCGTCTTTAATTTTTAGTGCCATCTGCCACAATTTTGCATCTGCAAAGATCTGGAATCAAGCAACATACGAAAGCTACTTAGTGATAACAATATAATAATACAACCACCTATATGGTAGGGACAATGAGATTATCTATAGAGGAGAAACTGAGATTCATAGTCATATACTACAGTGAGATGTACATTAATGATTGTACAGTATGTGAAGTCATCCAACTTCAATAATCCTGCTGATTCCAACTGCTTTACTTCCTTATAAATGTCTTGGGCTAAGTCCACTCTTCCAGCAAAAGAGCATGCCTTCAAAAGGATATTATAAGATGCTATATCCGCTGTTACGCCAAGATTCTGAATATGTAGCAAAAAGAGGATTACTATACTTTATAGCTGATATTAATGCCATCTGCATTTGAATCACTCTCCAGCATTACAAGGAAAGAGACATTATCAATTAATTCTGCATTATATATGAAGAAAAATTTACACTTTCTAGCTTGATGTTTTAACAGTAATATTATGACATAAACGAATGACAAATAGTTTTGATAAAGAAATGCAGAGTATATCAATTAATTTTGCATTACACTGTAGAAAAATTTGCACTTCGTACCTTGATGTTTTAAGTTAACAGTAGTATTATGATATAAGGAAATGAGAAATAGTTTTGACAAAGAAATGCAGAGTATGATTCCAAAGTTTTGATAATTGTGCATCTCTAATCAAATAAATGGCAAAAGAATAAATCAAAAGTTCAATGATGATAAGAATGAAAATGCATAGACTAACATA includes:
- the LOC110620331 gene encoding pentatricopeptide repeat-containing protein At5g02830, chloroplastic isoform X1; the encoded protein is MRELVILGSSSIVTPPNPSCSSTPHHHSPKPKTKPSLHNNLPSSSSKPIPVLHSRSPLLSTTRSDLARRKSLLNYYLDLASKLVEDGRLHDFATVAESVIASGVDFSHFVDGLNVTAVAKGISKKLSEGNVESVVEVLRRVEKLGIPPLKLFDGVAMELLRAECLRIVNCHDLELFVVLMETLAGFSFCIRELVEPSQFIRVCIRKRNPEMAVRYACLFPHEGILFCSIIKQFGKKGDLDSALAAYEASNRHSDVPNMYVYRAVIDVCGLCGDYMKSRYIYEDILNQKVTPNIYVFNSLMNVNAHDLAYTLHVYKNMQNLGVTADIASYNILLKACSFAGRVDLAQDIYKEVKQLESAGLLKLDDFTYCTIINIFADAKLWQMALKIKDDMLSSGVTPNKFTWSSLISACANAGLIEQAIKLFEEMYLAGCEPNSQCCNILLHACVEACQYDRAFRLFQTWKGSKVQDTSNADYSGSATTISSAEHAQSHDIITVPIVAYNSHHLKFIKNFPFTPSVTTYNILMKACGSDYHRAKALMDEMKIVGLSPDHISWSILIDICGSSGNKEGALQILKNMRGAGIEPDVVTYTTAIKVCVESKNLKLAFSLFSEMKRNQIKPNLVTYDTLLKARTRYGSVKEVQQCLAIYQDMRKAGYASTDNEVSVAFVIYKSNDYYLKLLIEEWCEGVLQDNDQSQAEVEACQRTDFGGPHSLLLERVAAHLQNSIAESLSVDLQGLTEVEARIVVLAVLRMIKENYSLGHPVKDDMWITLGVDIVDTRPATQKLEVKRTIFELLQDELGLEVQISNPRFTVDLETDFESLLDSDPKRAKGFGRDRKTVSLSRRPIDLQRLKVTKNSLHCWLQRRTVGTYRICLIIFCNSPSAQVMITSKSPGKYSQNSTHRINEEVKKMENFRNGLLSISSNYKLIHALK
- the LOC110620331 gene encoding pentatricopeptide repeat-containing protein At5g02830, chloroplastic isoform X2 — translated: MRELVILGSSSIVTPPNPSCSSTPHHHSPKPKTKPSLHNNLPSSSSKPIPVLHSRSPLLSTTRSDLARRKSLLNYYLDLASKLVEDGRLHDFATVAESVIASGVDFSHFVDGLNVTAVAKGISKKLSEGNVESVVEVLRRVEKLGIPPLKLFDGVAMELLRAECLRIVNCHDLELFVVLMETLAGFSFCIRELVEPSQFIRVCIRKRNPEMAVRYACLFPHEGILFCSIIKQFGKKGDLDSALAAYEASNRHSDVPNMYVYRAVIDVCGLCGDYMKSRYIYEDILNQKVTPNIYVFNSLMNVNAHDLAYTLHVYKNMQNLGVTADIASYNILLKACSFAGRVDLAQDIYKEVKQLESAGLLKLDDFTYCTIINIFADAKLWQMALKIKDDMLSSGVTPNKFTWSSLISACANAGLIEQAIKLFEEMYLAGCEPNSQCCNILLHACVEACQYDRAFRLFQTWKGSKVQDTSNADYSGSATTISSAEHAQSHDIITVPIVAYNSHHLKFIKNFPFTPSVTTYNILMKACGSDYHRAKALMDEMKIVGLSPDHISWSILIDICGSSGNKEGALQILKNMRGAGIEPDVVTYTTAIKVCVESKNLKLAFSLFSEMKRNQIKPNLVTYDTLLKARTRYGSVKEVQQCLAIYQDMRKAGYKSNDYYLKLLIEEWCEGVLQDNDQSQAEVEACQRTDFGGPHSLLLERVAAHLQNSIAESLSVDLQGLTEVEARIVVLAVLRMIKENYSLGHPVKDDMWITLGVDIVDTRPATQKLEVKRTIFELLQDELGLEVQISNPRFTVDLETDFESLLDSDPKRAKGFGRDRKTVSLSRRPIDLQRLKVTKNSLHCWLQRRTVGTYRICLIIFCNSPSAQVMITSKSPGKYSQNSTHRINEEVKKMENFRNGLLSISSNYKLIHALK
- the LOC110620331 gene encoding pentatricopeptide repeat-containing protein At5g02830, chloroplastic isoform X3; translation: MRELVILGSSSIVTPPNPSCSSTPHHHSPKPKTKPSLHNNLPSSSSKPIPVLHSRSPLLSTTRSDLARRKSLLNYYLDLASKLVEDGRLHDFATVAESVIASGVDFSHFVDGLNVTAVAKGISKKLSEGNVESVVEVLRRVEKLGIPPLKLFDGVAMELLRAECLRIVNCHDLELFVVLMETLAGFSFCIRELVEPSQFIRVCIRKRNPEMAVRYACLFPHEGILFCSIIKQFGKKGDLDSALAAYEASNRHSDVPNMYVYRAVIDVCGLCGDYMKSRYIYEDILNQKVTPNIYVFNSLMNVNAHDLAYTLHVYKNMQNLGVTADIASYNILLKACSFAGRVDLAQDIYKEVKQLESAGLLKLDDFTYCTIINIFADAKLWQMALKIKDDMLSSGVTPNKFTWSSLISACANAGLIEQAIKLFEEMYLAGCEPNSQCCNILLHACVEACQYDRAFRLFQTWKGSKVQDTSNADYSGSATTISSAEHAQSHDIITVPIVAYNSHHLKFIKNFPFTPSVTTYNILMKACGSDYHRAKALMDEMKIVGLSPDHISWSILIDICGSSGNKEGALQILKNMRGAGIEPDVVTYTTAIKVCVESKNLKLAFSLFSEMKRNQIKPNLVTYDTLLKARTRYGSVKEVQQCLAIYQDMRKAGYASTDNEVSVAFVIYKSNDYYLKLLIEEWCEGVLQDNDQSQAEVEACQRTDFGGPHSLLLERVAAHLQNSIAESLSVDLQGLTEVEARIVVLAVLRMIKENYSLGHPVKDDMWITLGVDIVDTRPATQKLEVKRTIFELLQDELGLEVQISNPRFTVDLETDFESLLDSDPKRAKGFGRDRKTVSLSRRPIDLQRLKVTKNSLHCWLQRRTGKLSVWYYLQYWSFEVLLLAAFDSSCDGQCTILIIVHGG